A stretch of Allostreptomyces psammosilenae DNA encodes these proteins:
- a CDS encoding VOC family protein, with product MDAQPRFRLSATALDAPNAHELAEFYQGLLGWPRRKDEPDWVEIAPPDGSAGLSFQTEPLFTRPQWPSTRHEQQMMMHLDIEVDDLSSAVERALALGATAADFQPQDDVRVLYDPVGHPFCLFVRTGSST from the coding sequence ATGGATGCCCAACCGCGTTTCAGGTTGTCCGCGACCGCACTTGACGCACCGAACGCTCACGAGCTGGCGGAGTTCTATCAGGGCTTGCTCGGGTGGCCGAGGCGCAAGGACGAACCCGACTGGGTGGAGATCGCCCCGCCCGACGGCAGTGCCGGGTTGTCGTTCCAGACAGAGCCGCTCTTCACACGTCCACAGTGGCCTTCCACACGGCACGAGCAGCAGATGATGATGCATCTGGATATCGAGGTGGACGACCTGTCATCGGCGGTTGAACGTGCCCTTGCCCTGGGGGCGACTGCGGCGGACTTCCAACCCCAGGATGATGTGCGGGTCCTGTACGACCCGGTGGGCCACCCGTTCTGCCTCTTCGTGCGCACCGGCTCCAGCACCTGA
- a CDS encoding ATP-binding protein — translation MLHGRDDELAAIDALLAGARAGRSAAVVIRGEAGIGKSVLLDHAAAAAGHDMRVLRATGIESESELPFAGLHLLLGRSVDRTDALPDRQARALRGALGLEEIPGGDRPLVGLAVLTLLAELADERPLLCVVDDAHWLDHASADALLFAARRLDAEGVVLLFAARDLHAPPFPAPGIAELRLAGLDETAATALLDEHAGDLPRHAREQILGEARGNPLALRELTAAQREGQIPAYAHRAAAQPNHTRLQQTFADRIGTLPEATQTLLLVAAAEVTCDLAVVLGAAGRLGASVEDLEPAERKELLHLTDGQLMFRHPLIRTAAYRGAPVARRIAAHRALAEALPCVGNIDRRAWHLAAATTEPDENVASLLERTAEHARARGGYAAVASACERAAQLSPDSRDRARRLALAARAAADAGWIERAAVLADQAAPHLTDPLARAELAQVRALAPYVRGLRKAAHATLLQGASAAADHLPGKAAFMLFDAMGVIWATGDLPATEETAARVTALELPAAPDVTPFVEAAGGMAAIARGEPATGVPALARLIEDPGGVLGRLRPMERACVLEWAVLTGDLDAAGELTRALERECRDQGAVGVLPEVLRDLARVELFRGRHYDARITATEALRVAEETGQIHFADDARGVLAHLAAAEGDEENTRALTAGVRAHRTEPGEEWTTSALALLDLGAGRYEEALRRREELGADAARHSIVVLYTLPDHVEAAARLGAPAHHALARFEEWARATGQPWAEAVTLRCRALLAPEDEAGPLYARAVALHEQAVVPHERGGRSFERARTELLYGEWLRRAGHRADARPPLRSALDVFERVCATPWADRARAELRATGEARPRRTEEADPFARLTPQELQVVRLAATGLTNRDIGAQLFLSPRTVGYHLYNAYPKLGVASRAELARLDLGGR, via the coding sequence CGAACTGGCCGCGATCGACGCGCTGCTCGCCGGCGCCCGCGCCGGTCGCAGCGCCGCCGTGGTCATCCGCGGCGAGGCCGGCATCGGCAAGTCCGTCCTGCTGGACCACGCCGCCGCCGCGGCCGGCCACGACATGCGGGTGCTGCGGGCCACCGGCATCGAGTCCGAGAGCGAACTGCCCTTCGCCGGCCTGCACCTGCTGCTCGGCCGGTCCGTCGACCGCACGGACGCCCTCCCCGACCGGCAGGCCCGGGCCCTGCGCGGCGCCCTCGGCCTGGAGGAGATCCCCGGCGGCGACCGACCGCTCGTCGGCCTAGCCGTGCTCACCCTGCTCGCCGAACTCGCCGACGAACGCCCGCTGCTGTGCGTCGTCGACGACGCGCACTGGCTCGACCACGCCTCCGCCGACGCCCTGCTGTTCGCCGCCCGCCGCCTCGACGCCGAGGGCGTCGTCCTGCTGTTCGCCGCCCGCGACCTGCACGCCCCGCCCTTCCCCGCCCCCGGGATCGCCGAACTCCGCCTGGCCGGGCTGGACGAGACCGCCGCCACGGCGCTGCTCGACGAGCACGCCGGCGACCTGCCCCGGCACGCCCGGGAACAGATCCTCGGCGAGGCCCGCGGCAACCCGCTCGCCCTGCGCGAACTCACCGCCGCCCAGCGCGAGGGCCAGATCCCCGCCTACGCCCACCGCGCCGCGGCCCAGCCCAACCACACCCGCCTCCAGCAGACCTTCGCCGACCGCATCGGCACACTCCCCGAGGCCACCCAGACCCTGCTGCTCGTCGCCGCCGCCGAGGTCACCTGCGACCTCGCCGTCGTGCTCGGCGCCGCCGGCCGGCTCGGCGCCTCGGTGGAGGACCTCGAACCCGCCGAACGCAAGGAACTCCTCCACCTCACCGACGGCCAGCTGATGTTCCGGCACCCGCTGATCCGCACCGCCGCCTACCGCGGCGCCCCCGTCGCCCGCCGGATCGCCGCCCACCGCGCCCTCGCCGAGGCCCTGCCGTGCGTCGGCAACATCGACCGGCGCGCCTGGCACCTCGCCGCCGCCACCACCGAACCCGACGAGAACGTCGCCTCCCTGCTGGAGCGCACCGCCGAGCACGCCCGCGCCCGCGGCGGCTACGCCGCCGTCGCCTCCGCCTGCGAACGCGCCGCCCAGCTCAGCCCCGACTCCCGGGACCGCGCCCGCCGACTCGCCCTCGCCGCCCGCGCCGCCGCCGACGCCGGCTGGATCGAACGCGCCGCCGTCCTCGCCGACCAGGCCGCGCCCCACCTGACCGACCCCCTGGCCCGCGCCGAGCTCGCCCAGGTGCGCGCGCTCGCCCCCTACGTCCGCGGCCTGCGCAAGGCGGCGCACGCCACGCTGCTGCAGGGCGCCTCCGCGGCGGCCGACCACCTGCCCGGCAAGGCGGCCTTCATGCTGTTCGACGCCATGGGCGTGATCTGGGCCACCGGCGACCTCCCCGCCACCGAGGAGACCGCGGCGCGCGTCACCGCGCTGGAACTGCCGGCGGCACCGGACGTCACCCCGTTCGTCGAGGCCGCCGGCGGCATGGCCGCCATCGCCCGCGGCGAGCCCGCCACCGGAGTCCCCGCGCTGGCCCGACTCATCGAGGACCCCGGCGGCGTGCTCGGCCGGCTGCGGCCGATGGAACGCGCCTGCGTGCTGGAGTGGGCCGTACTCACCGGCGACCTCGACGCCGCCGGGGAGCTGACCCGCGCCCTGGAACGGGAGTGCCGGGACCAGGGCGCCGTCGGCGTGCTCCCGGAGGTGCTGCGCGACCTCGCCCGCGTCGAACTCTTCCGCGGACGCCACTACGACGCGCGGATCACCGCCACCGAGGCGCTGCGGGTCGCCGAGGAGACCGGGCAGATCCACTTCGCCGACGACGCCCGCGGCGTGCTCGCCCACCTGGCCGCCGCCGAGGGCGACGAGGAGAACACCCGCGCCCTCACCGCCGGCGTCCGCGCCCACCGCACCGAACCCGGCGAGGAGTGGACCACCAGCGCCCTCGCCCTGCTCGACCTCGGCGCCGGCCGCTACGAGGAGGCGCTGCGCCGCCGCGAGGAGCTGGGCGCGGACGCCGCCCGGCACAGCATCGTCGTGCTGTACACGCTCCCCGACCACGTGGAGGCCGCCGCCCGGCTCGGCGCACCCGCGCACCACGCGCTGGCCCGCTTCGAGGAGTGGGCGCGCGCCACCGGCCAGCCGTGGGCCGAAGCCGTCACCCTGCGCTGCCGCGCCCTGCTCGCCCCGGAGGACGAGGCCGGGCCGCTCTACGCCCGGGCGGTGGCGCTGCACGAACAGGCCGTCGTCCCGCACGAGCGCGGCGGGCGGAGCTTCGAACGGGCCCGCACCGAGCTGCTGTACGGGGAGTGGTTGCGCCGCGCCGGCCACCGCGCCGACGCCCGGCCGCCGCTGCGCTCCGCCCTGGACGTGTTCGAGCGCGTCTGCGCCACCCCGTGGGCGGACCGGGCACGGGCCGAACTGCGCGCCACCGGTGAGGCCCGGCCGCGCCGGACGGAGGAGGCGGATCCCTTCGCCCGGCTGACGCCGCAGGAGCTGCAGGTGGTGCGGCTGGCGGCCACCGGCCTGACCAACCGTGACATCGGGGCGCAGCTCTTCCTCAGCCCGCGCACCGTCGGCTACCACCTGTACAACGCCTACCCCAAGCTCGGCGTGGCCTCGCGCGCGGAGCTGGCCCGCCTGGACCTGGGTGGGCGGTGA